The Deltaproteobacteria bacterium genome segment AGGCACAGCCGGCCAACTACGGCTTCGACGACTTTTGCCTGCGCTGCAATGCCTGCACGAACCTGTGTCCCGGCGATGCCATCGTGCCCGAGAAGCAGGACATCTTCGGCATCCTGCGCTGGCACGTGGACACGCCGCAATGCCGGCCCTTCTTCGAGCAGTACGAGGGCTGCAAGATCTGCCTGACGGTCTGCCCCATCAACGCCCAGACGCATGTGGCGCCCATGTACAAGGACCTGATGAAGGGGCTCATGCGGCGCAAGATCCCCATCCGGCAACTCATCGACGAGTGGCGGACGGAAGGCTTCAAGGAGTCCGAGGAGTTCGGCGAAGGCTGGGTTCCGGAGTTCGAGGACGACGGATCGGACAACGGCAAGGAGTAGCGCTGGCCGGACCCGGCGCCGCCAACACCAAAGGAGACTTCATGTTTTTTGAACTGCGCCAGTACAAGACCAAGCCCGGCCAACGCGACGCCTGGGTCAAGACCATGGAAGAGAAGATCCTTCCGTTCCACGCCGCCAACGGCGTCGTGGTTTCCGGAAGCTTCACCGGCCGGGACGACGACAACACCTACGTCTGGCTGCGCCGCTTCGACAGCCCGGAGCAGAAGGAAGCCTTCGCAAAAACCATCGCGGAGAGCGACTACTGGAAGAACGAAGTGGTCCCCGACATCCAGGCCATGCTGGACCGGGAAGCCATGGTGGTCACGGCGCTCGAAGCGACCGCGCTGTCGGTCATCAACTGAGAAATTCCCGGCCGGTCACTTCGACCCGCCCAGAAGTTCGCAGAGTTCGCGGATGTTCTCCACGCCCTCCAGGGCGTCGATGAGGTCGGCGACTTGCCCGACCCGCTCAGGGTCCAGCGCCCTGCTCGCGCAGGTATCGAACTTGTCCCGCAGCTCCGCCGCGGTCAGGGGCCTTTCGGGCCTGCCCCGTGAGTGGTCCACCCGCCGGCGCAACTCGCCGCCATCCTTGAGACGGACCGTGACATCGGCGGGGCGGGCGCCGTCCGCGGTTTCCACGAGGCCGTTGTCCAGCTCCATGACGATGCTTGCCGCGATGCCCCGGATGGCGGGGTCCGCCGCGGCCTCGTCCGTAAAGGTATCCAGCACGAGCGCCCCGTCGGCGAGGGCCCGCGCCAGGATGTAGGGCATGCTGAACTTGGACTGGATGCCGTTCGCCGGCAGCGCGTTCATGATCCGGTCGAAGACCTGGGCCGTCACACCCACCCGCATGGAATCCACCTGATCCGGCCGAAGGCCCTCTTGACGCAGTTCCAGCACCGCGTCCACCGCCGCGTGGGTCAGGCCGCCGCAGGGATACGGCTTGATGCTGACGCCCATGCCGGTGAGGTCGAAGCCGCGTCCCAGGCTCTCGAACGGGCTCGCGTCGCATTCGAGCCCGCGACCGAAGCAGTCGAACAGCCCCTTCCCTTCCTCCAGCGTCGCCGGACTGGAGGTGAACCCCTGCGCGGCCAGGCGCGCCGCCAGCACGCCGTTCTGGGCAGCCAAGCCGGAGTGCAGCGGCTTGGTCATGGTGGCGAAGTTCCACACCATTCCCGACGCCATGGAAGCGGCGATGCCAAGCGCATTGCGGGTGGCGCCGGCGTCCAGACCCGCGAGCCTGGCACAGCAGGCCGCCGCGCCCACCGTTCCGAAGCTCGATGTCGCGTGCCAGTGACCGTGAGTGGAGAGCTGCGGCATGGAGTGCGCCAGCCGCGACACCACCTCGAAGCCCGCGACGTAGGCGGCGAGGACATCCCGGCCGCTCGCTCCCGACGCTTCGCCCATGGTCAACACCGCCGGGATCAGGCCGGCGGTGGGTTGCCCCATGAGATAGCTGTGGTCGTAGTCCAGGGCATGGGCCGAGGTGCCGTTGCACAAGGCCGCCAAGGTTGCCGAGGTCCGGAACCCCTGGCCGATGGCCGTGGCCTCGGCGACCCGGGATTCCTGCCGCGCCAGCGCGCCGCAGATACGCGCGCTCTCCTCCTCCGAGCCCGCCAGCGCCACCCCGACGCAGTCCAGGAACGCCGCCTTCGCGGCAGCGACCACCTCCGGCGGCAGCCCGTCGAAGTCGCTGCCGGCGACGAATGCCGAGACCTTGTCTGCAAGCCCATCCATAGTGTGTTCCCTTTCACGCGGAAGCGGACGCCGTCACAACCAACCGAGAAACCGGAACAGCCCCGGCCGGTCCGCGAATTCGTCGATGGGGAGGCGCTCCAGAAACAGAATCCCCTTGGGCGTCACCGGCGGCACCTGCGAACGCACCGCGTAGGACCCGCCGGTTTCGGTCAGCCGAAAGCCGTCGTTGGAGAGGTCCACCAGGCCCTCGCCGGAAAGCAGGTCAAGGATCGTGCGCTCCGTTCCATCGAAACGCATCTCGATGTCCCCCGCCCGGAACGCGCGCACCAACCCCGCCAGCAATGCTACGGCCTTCGGATCTTCCATCGACGTCAAGCGTTCACGCTCGCGCGTTGGACACCGGCTCCTTCCGCTATCCAGGCTCTTCTTGGAAACGTTCGTACACATCGAGATCAAACAACCGCGCCGAGACGATTTCCGACATGGGGACAACGATCCTAAAGTCGTTCAAATCATCAAGTCGTTCCCCCGACACTTCCCGCTCCTCGTTCCATTCCGTAGGCTCGTCCAACTCTTCAAGCCATTCCTCAATGACATCGGAATAGTAGGTCGTGATTCTCAGTTCTTGAGTTTCAGGTTCTCGATATCCACTGGCCAGCGGGATAAGGGCGATGTCAGATTCGCCGTGGGCCTGGAGTCCGCTATTGAGCGCCAATCCGATGTAGGACTTCCCGCTCCGTAGCGAGAGCTCGACGAACAGTTGCCGTTCCGTCGACTCCGCCAGGAGTAGTTCTATCAGGTCGCCTTTGTCCCGTGCGGCTTGTCGGGTGGCCGTTCCTTTGCCGTGGAAGCGGTTCAAGACCAGTGGCGACGCGACCCCCAACATCGCGCTCAATACGGCGGTGCCCGAGTAGGAGAAAGGTACGAAGGACTTCCACAATACACCGCCAGACGGGCACACAGAGAATCCAAGTAAAGCGATGACGTAGGCAACCACAACCAGGACCGCGCCGGCGATAGCAGCCTGAAAGAAGAGGTGATAACCGGACGCACGTGCTGCGTTGAAACGCGTCCAGTTGCAATGCGTGAGGAACCAATAGCCCCCGAGAGCGGGAATCAGCAGCCAACCCAGTGCCAAGGTGGTTACTCGTTGGAGGAGCTATATCGCGCACGACATTACGTGCGGCAAGGCTAGTGTGGTGTACTCTCCGAAGCCTTCCGTTCACGCTGCCTGTTGGCAAAGTCCGCCATTCTCTTGACGGCGTCCCGCCCGCGTGTACTCCGCAGTAGTTCGTCAGCCTTGACGTAACGCTCGCCCCGAGATGTGTAGTAGACTGTCGGACGGTCTACCTCTGGCTCCTTTTTCCCCATGATCGGAATCCTCCGTACACCACCGTCTATATACTCATCCCCTCGGCTTATCAATCAGCCCTCAGAAGCCGATTTCCACCTACGCGTTCTGACCCGGAGTCTGGCTGCCTCCCCTCGAGGTGTGGGCGAGGACCGTGGTGGCGGCGCTGATCATCGAAGTGATGTCGCTCAGGTTCGCCGGAACGATGAGGGTGTTGCCCTCCTTGGCGAGGTTGCCGAAACGTTCGAGGTAGTTCTCCGCCACCCGGAGCTGCATGGCCTTGTCGCCACCCTCCGTGTCGAGGGCCTCGGCCACCTTCTTGAGGCCTTCGGCGGTAGCGGCGGCCACCGCCAGGATAGCCGCGGCCTCGCCTTCGGCTTCGTTGATCTGC includes the following:
- a CDS encoding MmgE/PrpD family protein — encoded protein: MDGLADKVSAFVAGSDFDGLPPEVVAAAKAAFLDCVGVALAGSEEESARICGALARQESRVAEATAIGQGFRTSATLAALCNGTSAHALDYDHSYLMGQPTAGLIPAVLTMGEASGASGRDVLAAYVAGFEVVSRLAHSMPQLSTHGHWHATSSFGTVGAAACCARLAGLDAGATRNALGIAASMASGMVWNFATMTKPLHSGLAAQNGVLAARLAAQGFTSSPATLEEGKGLFDCFGRGLECDASPFESLGRGFDLTGMGVSIKPYPCGGLTHAAVDAVLELRQEGLRPDQVDSMRVGVTAQVFDRIMNALPANGIQSKFSMPYILARALADGALVLDTFTDEAAADPAIRGIAASIVMELDNGLVETADGARPADVTVRLKDGGELRRRVDHSRGRPERPLTAAELRDKFDTCASRALDPERVGQVADLIDALEGVENIRELCELLGGSK
- a CDS encoding NIPSNAP family protein, which translates into the protein MFFELRQYKTKPGQRDAWVKTMEEKILPFHAANGVVVSGSFTGRDDDNTYVWLRRFDSPEQKEAFAKTIAESDYWKNEVVPDIQAMLDREAMVVTALEATALSVIN
- a CDS encoding paraslipin is translated as YEIKNINPPSDVLSAMEKQMRAEREKRATVLSSEGERDAKINEAEGEKQQVIKASEAAKQRQINEAEGEAAAILAVAAATAEGLKKVAEALDTEGGDKAMQLRVAENYLERFGNLAKEGNTLIVPANLSDITSMISAATTVLAHTSRGGSQTPGQNA